Part of the Candidatus Methylacidiphilales bacterium genome, ACGCGACCTTACGCGGGGGGTCAATAAGCCGTCCGGCGAGGCGCGAGAAGGGAGCAGGTATGAAATATACCCGTGACCGACGAGCAACGAAGCGGGGCGGCTTTTTGGCCCCAGCCCGGAGGGTGATGGCGGCACCTGCCCGCCCCCTTCGTCGTCCCTTCCTTGCGTATCTCGTCCAGATATGCGCGGTCACTCCTCCTCGGGCCCGGGCAGGTGGCACTCATCACGCGGGCCACGGGGGTTATCCGGATAGGCTCTTAGGTCGCGGAGTGTGCTATGAACACCCCAAAAACTTAGGGTCCGTCCCAGTTGGAAAATTGAGCCGCCTGGCAAGCTGCTTGATCTGAAGATTAAGCTCTCGGTCTGGATCCGTTGGATGCGCGCGCATGCTCGTTCCATAGGGTTCGGTGCATGGTCACGCCGGGCTGATAGTAATCACGGAAACGCCGGGGTTCTATTTTCCACCAGGACTTGAATGCGGCGCTGAATTGTTCCGGTGTGGGGAAATCCAATTCCCCGGCTACTTCCCGCACACGCATGCCCATAGTCAGCCGACGTGCCGCCCATTCCATGCGGAACTGGATGATGACTTGTTGGACGGGAAGGCCCAGATGTCGCTGAAACCACCGATTCAAGGTGCGCGGCGTGGTGCCCGCCACGCGGGCCACTTCAACCACGCTGGGGTGGTGTTGGAAATTCTGTCGGATATGTATCAGCGCCCGGTTGAAACCATCGAAAATGGGCTTCTGCAAAGAGTGCTGCTCCTCCTCAGGCAGACAGGTGGCTACCAGTTCCATCAGCATGGTACGGAGGTGCCCGCGGCGCACGGTCTCCCCCATGCAGGAGTGCCGCGTGCGCAGTCCCATGAGGAAGTCACGGGTTTCCCGCGGAGCTTCAGCACATAGCCTGTGTTTTTTCATGAATAAATCCCATAGCGCCGATTCTCCTCCTCCGGTGTCGCCTCCAGATGGGATGGGTTCGACATGAAAAAAATAGTAAATAATGAGAAGGTCGCGGGTTTTCCATGAACTGATCTCATGCCGGATTTCGGGTTCCGCCAGGAAAACATCGCCAGTCTTCAGGGAGTGGAGGGTGTCGCCATGGAGGAATTGTCCGGATCCCGAGATGACGTAGGAGATTTCGAAACAGTTGTGGCTGTGCAAGGAGTTGGCCGGGGGGTGGTCGAAGGTGGCAATACCCCCGGAT contains:
- a CDS encoding AraC family transcriptional regulator, with protein sequence MAQSLAALYDPPLVLVEVSGGWSWRAESGGIATFDHPPANSLHSHNCFEISYVISGSGQFLHGDTLHSLKTGDVFLAEPEIRHEISSWKTRDLLIIYYFFHVEPIPSGGDTGGGESALWDLFMKKHRLCAEAPRETRDFLMGLRTRHSCMGETVRRGHLRTMLMELVATCLPEEEQHSLQKPIFDGFNRALIHIRQNFQHHPSVVEVARVAGTTPRTLNRWFQRHLGLPVQQVIIQFRMEWAARRLTMGMRVREVAGELDFPTPEQFSAAFKSWWKIEPRRFRDYYQPGVTMHRTLWNEHARASNGSRPRA